The proteins below are encoded in one region of Toxoplasma gondii ME49 chromosome IV, whole genome shotgun sequence:
- a CDS encoding calcium binding egf domain-containing protein (encoded by transcript TGME49_318540), whose protein sequence is MDAWNCNIVLKAFQVFSCVTCVYRRVSPLTMKGHWFRATSGLGILSFFMSMGTERAYSLSAASSFQLGDRPEDSAFSLKISPLRDLSHDLRRLATSPSVPAYVTRVQTSRTNPASANFRSSDDELAPILRGICNISAFNPCVPEAQCVPTVPVIGEAACICPPGYAGDGRAAGEGCVDINECVTGNNDCDTRTTVCVDLPGSYKCECKPGFLTAPNGRTCLDIDECQSPALNDCNPVTMTCHNLEGTYRCVCKDPQQIMDPLTKRCRDLNECEDMNGIMNPCEQLCFDRFGGFECGCREGYRLSRDGVSCADVDECAEPTLNACDPEGVVSRCQNEIGGYRCLCNIALGFTDGPDGISCVNLDECARDPYICGGALSCCKDLFPPQRFACTVPLDDTLGHTAPLGGVTSQTINAAFGSSPLTSWIPDFLGVANSASLATPRVLEQTSPKLTSGESNLLNHSGVSPDTQTKRSDSLADPQTDRFIELISEETALYRANGGAMDFFCVIAGSRTNDEVREQLEILRSLGNTNTADPQASRRLQLLTALKPGSPHIPGSQLGPIGGLRFARGATCPAGFRLGGDLYREKVRNKVKNTFEYLITSNIQTNTDGTRKVVAPQEVAAGVLGNTHLVADEAMKWYNELSNIPSSLGSAVQLGNAAADAARDAALQQLMSSGA, encoded by the exons ATGGATGCTTGGAACTGCAACATAGTTTTGAAGGCTTTCCAAGTCTTCTCGTGCGTCACCTGCGTATACAGGAGGGTATCCCCTCTCACGATGAAAGGACATTGGTTTCGTGCGACGTCCGGGCTCGGAatcctttcttttttcatgAGCATGGGAACAGAACGCGCGTACAGCCTATCTGCAGCGAGCTCTTTCCAATTAGGTGACCGCCCCGAAGACTCTGCATTCTCTCTGAAAATCTCGCCTCTTCGGGACCTATCGCACGACTTACGCCGCTTGGCTACATCTCCGTCGGTGCCAGCATACGTGACGAGAGTCCAGACCAGCAGAACAAATCCTGCGTCAGCAAACTTCCGGAGTTCAGACGATGAGCTGGCTCCGATTCTCCGAGGAATCTGCAATATCTCTGCCTTCAATCCTTGCGTCCCTGAAGCGCAGTGTGTGCCCACTGTCCCTGTGATTGGGGAAGCAGCGTGCATCTGCCCTCCAGGTTATGCTGGTGACGGTCGAGCCGCTGGTGAAGGATGCGTAGACATAAACGAGTGTGTTACAGGAAACAATGATTGTGACACGAGGACAACCGTTTGTGTCGATCTCCCGGGGTCGTACAAGTGTGAATGTAAACCCGGATTTCTAACAGCACCCAATGGACGGACGTGTCTGGATATTGATGAATGCCAGAGTCCTGCGCTGAATGACTGTAATCCAGTAACCATGACTTGCCACAATCTGGAAGGCACGTATCGGTGCGTGTGCAAGGACCCGCAGCAGATCATGGATCCCCTGACGAAACGTTGTAGAGACTTGAATGAATGCGAGGACATGAATGGAATAATGAATCCATGCGAACAACTGTGTTTTGACAGATTCGGAGGATTTGAATGCGGTTGCAGGGAAGGGTACAGGCTATCCAGGGATGGCGTATCTTGTGCAGATGTTGATGAATGTGCCGAGCCAACGCTTAACGCCTGTGACCCAGAAGGTGTTGTCTCACGTTGTCAGAATGAGATTGGTGGCTACAGATGCCTGTGCAATATTGCCCTGGGCTTTACTGACGGTCCAGATGGGATATCATGCGTCAACTTGGATGAGTGCGCTAGAGATCCGTATATCTGTGGGGGAGCACTTTCCTGTTGCAAAGATTTATTTCCTCCTCAGCGCTTTGCATGTACTGTTCCTCTTGACGACACACTCGGCCATACAGCTCCATTAGGGGGTGTTACGTCGCAGACTATTAATGCTGCCTTTGGATCATCTCCTCTAACAAGTTGGATTCCTGACTTTCTTGGAGTAGCAAATAGTGCAAGTCTGGCAACGCCCCGAGTTCTGGAGCAAACATCACCAAAACTAACATCGGGGGAGTCGAATCTCCTCAATCATTCTGGGGTGTCTCCAGACACACAGACCAAACGTTCTGACTCTCTTGCCGACCCACAGACAGATCGGTTTATTGAGCTAATCTCGGAAGAAACTGCGCTATATCGAGCAAACGGGGGAGCTATGGATTTCTTTTGTGTCATTGCTGGAAGTAGGACGAACGATGAGGTCCGTGAACAACTGGAAATTCTTCGATCTCTTGGTAACACCAACACCGCGGACCCGCAAGCTTCGCGCCGACTACAGTTACTTACCGCTCTGAAACCAGGATCCCCACATATCCCAG GTAGTCAGTTGGGTCCTATAGGTGGTTTAAGGTTCGCACGTGGCGCCACATGCCCAGCAGGCTTTCGCCTCGGAGGCGATTTGTATCGAGAGAAAGTTAGGAATAAAGTGAAGAATACGTTTGAATACTTGATTACAAGTAACATTCAGACTAACACCGACGGGACGCGGAAAGTTGTTGCTCCACAGGAAGTGGCTGCTGGCGTTTTGGGAAATACACACCTGGTCGCCGACGAAGCAATGAAGTGGTACAATGAACTCTCAAACATTCCGTCCTCTCTCGGTTCCGCTGTACAGCTAGGAAATGCAGCCGCAGATGCGGCAAGAGATGCTGCCCTGCAACAGCTCATGAGTAGTGGTGCGTAA
- the GPM2 gene encoding glucosephosphate-mutase GPM2 (encoded by transcript TGME49_318580~Product name based on PMID:18336823.): MSVANRKFVNGALEAAVNFWRSVDRREETQKETLELLKNLTEDELAKLFLARLEFGTAGLRGRMGAGFSRMNDVTIQQTTQGYCAFLVDVFGEDGKDRGVVIGFDARHNSRRFAQLTAAVFLSKGFRVQLFSDIVHTPMVPYTVVAANCIAGIMITASHNPKADNGYKVYAANGAQIIPPMDSEISAFINSNLDFWSDVDEYFDSKTGMLTEKAANSSLLEDPLNTYVDAYIKDIAADLCVAEQQGSDLKFMYTAMHGVGTPMVKKMLAAFGFNDNLLTVDAQCTPDPEFPTVAFPNPEEKGALDLAFQEADSHGLTLVIANDPDADRFAAAEKCDGRWYQFTGDELGAILGAYAIKLREGQGISKSKMALICSAVSSRMLQKIAKENGCTFAETMTGFKWMENKAIEMEAEGLIPVFVYEEALGYALSQRVRDKDGVSAAAVWMQMAIDLYSRGQTVMDFLMSLRKRYGYFVTRNSYFICPDPRLIQGLFKDFANGGNYPKQLGPFTIRRIRDVGRGYDSEEQCSFPSNCEMLTVYLDNGAVVTLRGSGTEPKLKYYAETSSTDPEQGVAELAKVIAAVISDFVKPEIHPAIQVTL, from the exons ATGTCTGTCGCAAACAGAAAGTTTGTAAACGGTGCATTGGAGGCCGCCGTCAACTTCTGGCGTTCGGTCgaccggagagaagaaacccaGAAAGAAACCCTGGAGCTGCTCAAAAATTTGACCGAAGATGAACTTGCGAAGCTCTTCCTCGCCCGCCTAGAATTCGGAACG GCGGGTTTACGAGGACGAATGGGAGCCGGGTTCAGCAGAATGAACGACGTGACTATCCAACAAACTACCCAG ggATATTGCGCCTTCCTCGTAGATGTCTTTGGAGAGGACGGCAAAGATCGTGGCGTTGTGATTGGCTTCGATGCGAGACATAACTCAAGAAG GTTCGCTCAGCTGACGGCTGCGGTGTTTTTGAGCAAAGGCTTTCGCGTGCAACTCTTCAGTGACATCGTGCACACGCCCATGGTGCCCTACACGGTTGTGGCCGCGAACTGTATCGCGGGCATTATGATTACAGCATCTCACAACCCCAAGGCTGACAACGGCTACAAGGTGTATGCGGCGAACGGCGCACAGATCATCCCACCTATGGACAGCGAGATCTCCGCCTTCATCAACAGCAATCTC GATTTCTGGAGCGACGTGGATGAGTATTTTGACAGCAAAACCGGGATGCTGACGGAGAAGGCCGCGAACAGTTCTCTCTTGGAGGATCCACTGAACACGTACGTTGACGCTTATATCAAGGACATTGCGGCAGACCTCTGCGTTGCGGAACAGCAAGGAAGTGACTTGAAGTTCATGTACACTGCCATGCACGGCGTTGGAACGCCGATGGTCAAGAAGATGCTTGCGGCGTTTGGTTTCAACGATAACCTCCTCACAG TGGATGCTCAGTGTACTCCGGACCCTGAGTTCCCCACTGTAGCCTTCCCGAATCCGGAAGAGAAGGGTGCGCTCGATTTAGCGTTCCAGGAGGCCGACAGCCACGGTCTTACTCTGGTCATTGCCAACGACCCAGATGCAGATCGCTTTGCCGCAGCTGAGAAATGCGA CGGTCGCTGGTACCAGTTTACGGGAGACGAGCTGGGAGCTATCCTGGGGGCGTATGCAATAAAACTGAGAGAAGGTCAGGGAATCTCCAAATCGAAGATGGCACTCATCtgttctgctgtctcttcgcggaTGCTTCAAAAGATTGCCAAG GAAAACGGCTGCACATTTGCCGAGACAATGACGGGATTCAAGTGGATGGAGAACAAGGCAATTGAAATGGAGGCGGAAGGCCTGATACCGGTGTTTGTGTACGAAGAGGCCTTGGGTTATGCTCTGAGCCAAAGAGTACGGGACAAAGACGGCGTGAGTGCAGCAGCGGTGTGGATGCAGATGGCGATCGACCTCTACTCGAGAGGCCAAACGGTGATGGACTTTTTAATGTCTTTGCGCAAGCGGTACGGCTATTTTGTAACGCGAAATTCGTATTTCATCTGCCCAGACCCGCGATTGATCCAAGGACTTTTTAAGGATTTTGCAAACGGGGGAAACTACCCAAAACAGTTGGGACCGTTCACGATTCGCCGAATCCGAGATGTTGGCCGCGGCTACGACAGCGAGGAACAGTGCAGTTTCCCGTCAAACTGTGAGATGCTGACGGTGTACTTGGACAACGGAGCTGTCGTTACACTTCGAGGCAGTGGGACTGAACCGAAGCTGAAATACTATGCAGAGACCAGCTCAACTGACCCAGAGCAGGGCGTGGCGGAACTGGCAAAAGTTATTGCCGCGGTTATCTCAGACTTTGTGAAACCGGAGATCCATCCCGCGATCCAGGTCACACTCTGA
- a CDS encoding hypothetical protein (encoded by transcript TGME49_318575), which yields MELPSNRACVSARPALSYVDSGQTPSTALRDTSMYRNMMAMSYASRANASRVRFSPTQTMFCAKTRCKSEENDCCSTTPSMSRRRWTARLSIKRPGTPVHDAYLKMVHKL from the exons ATGGAGCTGCCATCGAATCGTGCCT GTGTGTCCGCCAGGCCAGCCTTGTCCTATGTAGATTCTGGTCAGACGCCCTCGACTGCGCTCCGTGACACGAGTATGTACAGGAACATGATGGCGATGAGCTACGCAAGTCGTGCAAACGCTTCTcgagttcgtttttctcctaCTCAAACAATGTTCTGTGCGAAGACAAGGTgcaagagcgaggagaacgaTTGTTGTTCTACTACACCTTCAATGTCACGTAGACGGTGGACGGCCCGCCTTAGCATCAAGCGGCCCGGAACACCCGTGCACGACGCATATTTGAAAATGGTACACAAACTATAG
- a CDS encoding ATPase/histidine kinase/DNA gyrase B/HSP90 domain-containing protein (encoded by transcript TGME49_318560) has product MSICSRTAGLAPRVGVASLLSAGRRSARDKTVSDLACFEVSSRAVHSRAQTHHGDSQKSETTPSWSAHRSSVHTPLSVPQNALSHSWHTVAVVEKMSSTPIRPMTIKRLLQLEPANDASLLRGAEWIREELPVRLSHRLYDFHRLPFVAVTNPLVHSVYETYLKTFDRMRRLPPLKTVADMNAFVQLVEKERSTHDRTVDLMGQGVRQLRRICRDVDLNSFLERFFYFRIGRRVMIDQLVHLQSKQEGWQGIIHLNCHAAKIIEQRSKDVRESCRHSYGLAPRVVISGNTDMKFATIPDHLALIVTEVLKNALRATVEFHTMGNSLVDATTRGLIQEDEDLPEVKVEVYKGKREVVIKISDKGGGVPPPKLQDIWSFGYSTVGDSNTKMQENSSGLGENFIRSDMAGYGFGLPLARAFARYFGGDIHVQSHFGIGTDVYITLNHIGDKEEALYYEERPELRLEHKAPG; this is encoded by the exons ATGTCGATCTGTTCGCGTACTGCGGGCTTGGCGCCTCGCGTGGGCGTTGCCAGTCTTTTGTCCGCGGGCAGGCGTTCAGCGCGAGACAAAACGGTCAGCGATTTGGCATGCTTCGAGGTCAGCAGTCGCGCTGTTCACTCTCGCGCCCAGACTCACCACGGAGACTCGCAAAAGTCAGAGACCACTCCCTCGTGGAGTGCTCATCGATCGAGTGTGCACACACCTCTTTCTGTGCCGCAAAACGCCCTCTCTCACTCCTGGCACACCGTCGCCGTGGTGGAAAAGATGAGCAGCACGCCTATTCGGCCCATGACGATCAAACGCCTGCTCCAGCTGGAACCTGCAAACGACGCCTCGCTCCTCAGAGG GGCTGAGTGGATTCGAGAAGAACTTCCAGTGCGTCTATCCCACCGGTTGTACGACTTCCACCGTCTGCCGTTTGTTGCGGTGACAAATCCTCTCGTCCACTCTGTGTACGAAACGTATCTGAAGACGTTTGACCGCATGAGgcgtcttccgcctctcaAAACGGTTGCCGACATGAATGCCTTTGTCCA GCTtgtcgagaaggagagatcAACACATGATCGGACAGTTGACTTGATGGGGCAGGGAGTGCGGCAACTTCGTCGCATTTGCCGAGATGTCGATTTGAATTCCTTCTTAGAGAGATTCTTCTACTTTCGAATCGGCAGGCGGGTTATGATTGACCAGTTGGTTCACCTCCAGAGCAAACAG GAAGGATGGCAAGGCATCATCCACTTGAACTGTCACGCCGCCAAAATCATcgagcagagaagcaaggacGTGCGCGAGTCGTGTCGCCACTCTTACGGCCTCGCTCCCCGTGTTGTCATTTCAG GAAACACCGACATGAAATTCGCAACGATTCCTGACCATCTGGCTCTGATTGTCACGGAGGTTTTGAAGAACGCACTTCGCGCGACGGTGGAGTTCCACACGATGGGAAATTCTCTCGTCGATGCCACAACACGAG GCCTGAtccaggaagacgaagacctGCCTGAAGTGAAAGTCGAGGTCTACaagggaaaacgagaagtCGTCATCAAAATCTCCGACAAAG GCGGCGGCGTTCCTCCTCCAAAGCTGCAGGACATTTGGAGCTTTGG GTACAGCACCGTGGGAGACAGCAACACGAAGATGCAAGAGAATTCTTCTGGCCTCGGCGAAAACTTCATTCGCTCCGATATGGCTGGCTATG GCTTCGGTCTTCCGCTGGCGCGGGCGTTCGCTCGCTATTTCGGAGGAGACATTCACGTTCAG TCGCATTTCGGCATCGGAACAGACGTGTACATCACGTTGAATCATATCGGAGATAAAGAAGAGGCATTGTACTACGAGGAGCGCCCCGAACTGCGTTTGGAACACAAAGCGCCAGGctag
- a CDS encoding SFT2 family protein (encoded by transcript TGME49_318570~Predicted trans-membrane domain (TMHMM2.0):171-194:203-225:237-257:260-283), whose product MSQPFGEFGDNLSFYGSASYSSGPATNSGESFGMISLDPSNPAAECAPPRKSGSSSLQNSIFGKMFDTKGSNPAFASTRSSSAFSSFGDKSWNPLKPPRGSMDNVAAALAQATGRSSFSGENGGGNVQEEQGLLASGMSAVKDGANRILGSAHSVVAATTQSVSDSPLSTQHLLLFGLVAGVGVLFMCLAFLTLPLLVFAPSKFALLFTMGSVCFMVSLAFLRGVKALVSHLSETARLPFTVAYGLSLVLTLYATLWAKSYVLTLIFSVVQMVALASFLVSYIPGGKHMLKFIGGAVWQMIRKACNCKDARDIQLPL is encoded by the exons ATGAGTCAGCCTTTCGGGGAGTTTGGCGACAACCTCTCGTTTTACGGCTCGGCCTCGTACTCGAGTGGCCCTGCTACGAACAGTGGCGAGTCCTTCGGGATGATTTCCCTGGACCCGAGCAACCCGGCGGCCGAGTGTGCGCCGCCGCGGAAGTCGGGGTCCTCGAGCTTGCAGAACTCGATTTTCGGGAAGATGTTCGACACAAAGGGAAGCAACCCGGCTTTCGCCTCCACGCGCAGCTCGTCCGCTTTCAGCTCCTTCGGGGACAAGAGCTGGAATCCCCTTAAGCCTCCGCGGGGGTCGATGGACAACGTCGCTGCAGCGCTCGCTCAGGCGACTGGAAGGAGCAGCTTCTCAGGCGAGAATGGCGGCGGCAATGTGCAGGAAGAGCAAGGTTTGCTGGCTTCGGGCATGTCTGCGGTCAAAGACGGAGCAAACCGCATTCTCGGCAGCGCTCACAGCGTCGTCGCCGCTACCACCCAGTCCGTTTCGgactctcctctctccacacaacacctccttctctttgGCCTCGTGGCTGGCGTTGGCGTGCTCTTCATgtgcctcgcctttctcacACTGCCCttgctcgtcttcgctccctCCAAGtttgctctcctcttcacaATGGGTTCCGTCTGCTTTATGGTcagcctcgcctttctccgcgGCGTCAAGGCTCTCGTCTCGCATCTCTCCGAAACTGCAAG GCTTCCTTTCACGGTCGCTTATGgcctgtctctcgtcctcaCTCTCTACGCGACACTGTGGGCGAAGTCTTACGTCCTGACTCTGATTTTCTCGGTCGTGCAAATGGTGGCTCTCGCCTCGTTTTTGGTGTCGTACATTCCCGGTGGAAAACACATGCTGAAGTTCATTGGGGGAGCTGTGTGGCAGATGATAAGGAAGGCATGCAATTGCAAGGACGCGAGAGATATTCAGTTGCCTTTGTAG
- a CDS encoding hypothetical protein (encoded by transcript TGME49_318550~Signal peptide predicted by SignalP 2.0 HMM (probability 0.871) with cleavage site probability 0.708 at residue 45~Predicted trans-membrane domain (TMHMM2.0):29-52), producing MLRGALRNRASVSVRGLEGRIGNSRKPKMFLFVVLCILLLSAITGESYTSPWSKCNSHLEDKKSAAYHRISEAIHRAVRDRKEGPATEEDIVRLRFCLGIGYLVECIRDNPELEGHGFARSDESDRARITKLCGDGLMNAKDPPEYRTVGSLSVSEVACTQTLRKFGLHRRGGIRYDACKSYENWSVADYFPEGSYTITLIALGLAAAVLLSDSVAKLL from the exons ATGTTGCGAGGTGCACTCCGTAACAGGGCATCGGTTTCAGTGCGTGGCCTTGAAGGAAGGATTGGGAATTCTCGAAAACCAAAAATGTTTCTGTTTGTAGTTCTTTGCATCCTGCTTCTCAGCGCGATCACAGGAG AGAGCTACACGAGCCCGTGGAGCAAGTGCAATTCTCACCTGGAGGACAAAAAGTCAGCGGCTTATCATCGAATTTCGGAGGCGATTCATCGTGCAGTTCGCGATCGAAAGGAAGGCCCTGCAACAGAAGAGGACATCGTTCGTCTGCGCTTTTGTCTCGGGATAGGCTACCTTGTCGAGTGCATTCGCGATAACCCTGAGTTGGAAGGACATGGATTTGCACGAAGTGACGAGAGTGACAGAGCTCGGATTACTAAGCTCTGTGGCGACGGAT TGATGAACGCGAAAGATCCACCCGAATATCGGACCGTCGGGTCTCTGTCGGTTTCGGAGGTCGCGTGCACGCAAACTCTCCGCAAGTTCGGCCTCCATCGCCGGGGTGGAATAAGATACGATGCCTGCAA ATCGTACGAGAACTGGTCGGTGGCTGACTACTTTCCAGAAGGAAGCTACACAATCACTCTTATCGCACTCGGCTTGGCAGCTGCCGTGCTGCTCTCCGACAGTGTCGCAAAGCTTCTCTGA